The Sphaerospermopsis torques-reginae ITEP-024 genome has a window encoding:
- a CDS encoding SDR family NAD(P)-dependent oxidoreductase, whose protein sequence is MSTALITGASGGIGKAFAEELAARKTNLVLVARSEEKLKQIAKKLEQKHQVKVEVIAKDLTETNATNEVFDFINNREITIDLLVNNAGFGDYGDFAERDGERQQKMIQLNIMALVDLTHKFLPLMRQLRSGSIINVSSIAGFQPMPYISVYAATKAFVISFSEALWAENKDYGVKVLVVCPGPTETDFFIEAKFPENLASANNKIATPEEVVKDALQGLEKGDSNVVSGGLANKIIVNMHRFLPRESLVSAIAKQFKNNS, encoded by the coding sequence ATGTCAACAGCTTTAATTACTGGTGCGTCAGGTGGAATAGGTAAAGCTTTTGCTGAAGAATTAGCAGCACGCAAAACAAATCTTGTTCTCGTTGCTCGTTCAGAGGAAAAACTTAAACAAATAGCGAAAAAATTAGAACAAAAACATCAAGTAAAAGTTGAAGTTATAGCCAAAGATTTGACAGAAACTAATGCTACTAATGAAGTTTTTGATTTTATTAATAACCGAGAAATAACAATTGATTTGTTAGTTAATAATGCTGGTTTTGGTGACTATGGAGATTTTGCCGAACGGGATGGAGAACGGCAACAAAAAATGATTCAATTAAATATTATGGCGTTGGTAGATTTAACTCACAAATTTCTACCTTTAATGCGTCAACTTCGTTCTGGTAGTATTATTAATGTATCCTCAATTGCCGGCTTTCAACCAATGCCTTATATTTCTGTTTATGCTGCAACTAAGGCATTTGTTATCAGTTTTAGTGAAGCTTTGTGGGCGGAAAATAAAGATTATGGGGTGAAAGTTTTAGTAGTTTGTCCAGGTCCAACAGAAACAGACTTTTTCATTGAAGCTAAGTTTCCTGAAAATTTAGCATCTGCAAATAATAAAATAGCCACTCCTGAAGAAGTTGTCAAAGATGCTTTACAAGGTTTAGAAAAAGGTGATTCAAATGTAGTTAGCGGTGGTTTAGCAAATAAAATCATTGTCAATATGCACCGCTTTTTACCCAGAGAATCTTTGGTAAGCGCAATAGCAAAACAGTTTAAGAATAATTCGTAA
- a CDS encoding TolC family protein: MKGQQILFHSFLPGVTAAVLTTQSAWAGTVKVDEVKLVSSSSALTATDVKTSVVDINRQMPITAVDNSPAFVPTLAFSKLSEQPVANQSVTEITAVKTTNVPTEKRPKTVLPISLTELKVARLTEVNKCLQAEQKSQAALLLAPSTCSTKKANLATLAQVTTPSESETPNTSQPPAQNTENVTPVPASSTETPLENLNPSPNPLVFPTKPEEVKLQETQPITLEQALELAKRNSNELQVAVLQLESSKAALKEAQAALLPTLSVNGTISNSRTTNSTLAAKQAGIDAESNSSFDSEAQLRYDLYTSGRRNAAIKEAEEQVRFQELDVERQAEEIRLNVATDYYALQQADENVRISRSAVENSQASLRDALALERAGVGTRFDVLRSQVNLANAQQDLTNALSQQIIARRRLAVRLNLSQSANISAADPVQLAGLWERSLEDSIILAYQNRPELQQQLARRNISEQRRKQALASLRPQISLLASYNLLDVFNDNVNVSDGYSVGVQATLNLYDGGAARARAAQAKANMAVEETRFGQQRNEIRFQVEQAYSTQVANLENVQTANAALEQAKESLRLARLRFQAGVGTQTDVINAENELTRSEGNRIRAILDYNRALTELQRFVTSRAFQK; the protein is encoded by the coding sequence TCGGCTTGGGCTGGAACAGTCAAAGTTGATGAGGTAAAGCTGGTGTCTTCTTCTAGTGCCTTGACTGCAACTGATGTGAAAACCTCAGTTGTGGACATCAATAGGCAAATGCCCATTACTGCGGTTGATAATTCTCCAGCTTTTGTGCCTACCCTGGCTTTCAGTAAACTCAGTGAGCAGCCTGTGGCTAATCAGAGTGTGACAGAAATTACTGCGGTTAAAACTACAAATGTACCAACAGAAAAAAGGCCGAAAACAGTTTTACCGATTTCATTGACTGAATTAAAAGTAGCACGGTTGACAGAAGTCAATAAATGTTTACAGGCAGAGCAGAAAAGCCAAGCAGCTTTGCTCCTAGCCCCAAGCACCTGTTCTACAAAAAAAGCTAATTTGGCAACATTAGCTCAAGTGACTACGCCCAGTGAATCAGAAACGCCTAATACTTCACAGCCTCCTGCTCAGAATACAGAAAATGTAACACCTGTTCCCGCAAGTTCTACGGAGACACCACTGGAAAACCTGAATCCTAGTCCTAATCCTCTGGTATTTCCTACTAAACCAGAGGAAGTGAAACTTCAGGAAACTCAGCCGATTACTTTAGAACAGGCTCTAGAATTGGCAAAGCGTAATAGTAATGAACTCCAGGTAGCTGTTTTGCAGTTGGAAAGCAGTAAAGCTGCTCTCAAAGAAGCTCAAGCTGCTTTGCTGCCAACTTTAAGTGTGAATGGTACAATCAGTAACAGCCGTACCACTAACAGCACACTGGCAGCTAAACAAGCAGGAATTGACGCTGAATCTAATAGTAGTTTCGATAGTGAAGCGCAACTGAGATATGACCTTTACACATCTGGGAGACGGAACGCAGCGATTAAAGAAGCTGAAGAACAGGTACGTTTTCAGGAATTGGATGTAGAAAGACAAGCTGAGGAAATTCGCTTAAATGTCGCCACAGATTACTATGCTTTGCAACAAGCAGATGAAAATGTGCGGATTTCTCGATCAGCAGTCGAAAATTCTCAGGCTAGTTTGCGAGATGCTTTGGCTTTAGAAAGGGCTGGAGTGGGTACAAGATTCGATGTATTGCGATCGCAAGTGAATTTAGCCAATGCCCAACAAGACTTAACTAATGCCCTTTCTCAGCAAATCATTGCTCGGCGACGGTTAGCTGTGCGGTTAAATCTGTCCCAGTCCGCAAATATTAGTGCCGCTGATCCTGTACAATTAGCAGGTCTTTGGGAACGTAGCCTAGAAGATAGTATCATTCTGGCTTATCAAAATCGTCCCGAATTACAACAGCAGTTGGCACGGAGAAACATCAGCGAACAACGTAGAAAACAAGCTTTAGCATCTTTGAGACCACAAATAAGCTTACTAGCCAGCTATAACTTGCTAGATGTGTTTAATGATAATGTCAACGTCAGTGACGGTTATTCTGTGGGAGTACAAGCCACTTTGAATTTATATGATGGTGGTGCTGCAAGAGCAAGAGCAGCCCAGGCTAAAGCTAATATGGCAGTTGAGGAAACTCGATTTGGACAACAACGCAACGAAATCCGCTTTCAAGTAGAACAGGCTTATTCTACTCAAGTTGCTAACTTGGAAAACGTGCAAACTGCTAATGCGGCTCTAGAGCAAGCTAAAGAATCCCTCAGATTAGCGCGTTTACGTTTTCAAGCTGGTGTAGGGACTCAAACTGACGTGATTAACGCAGAAAATGAACTCACAAGATCCGAAGGTAATCGCATTCGCGCCATTTTGGATTACAATCGTGCTTTGACAGAGCTACAACGCTTCGTCACCTCCAGAGCTTTTCAGAAGTAA
- the ptsP gene encoding phosphoenolpyruvate--protein phosphotransferase yields MVGIVIVSHSKQLALGVQELAAQMVQGKIPLAVAAGVDDPEHPLGTDAIKVYEAIASVFSDDGVLVLMDLGSALMSAEMALEFLPPEQREKIYLCAAPLVEGAIAAVVAAAAGKNIQQVITETQGALIAKATQLNFVTSPLPEITIQTGNTAAIPTQEIRLKITNRLGLHARPAAQFVATASRFQSQIKVQNLTRNTEAVRGDSINQVATLGVRQGHELLITATGTDAQEALRALQGLIINNFGEDNSIIELPARREEVTAPTEGELRGIAASAGIAIAPLIHYQSVTIPITEYHIENVEIEWHRLQSAIQIAKQEIASLLSHTSIQIGDAEAAIFDAHLLFLADPVMLEAARQHIVEKRLNAEVAWQAVVDEVANSYRKLEDAYLQERVDDVVDVGRRVLRILLGSLPTDLHITEPSIIVGTDLSPSDTAKLDPTKVMGICMTSGSATSHSAIIARTLGIPAVVGVAPQILTLESGTLIAIDGESGKVWVAPPAETLTALEAKRQNWQTAQAEAKAKAHQPAITRDGRRIQIFANIGSIADAKAAVSHGAEGVGLLRTEFLYLEKTKAPTEEEQLEVYQAIAQVLDQRPLIIRTLDVGGDKPLPYLSYQEEANPFLGVRGIRFCLENPQFLKTQLRAILRASSGNNIKIMWPMIATLTELRAAKAILTEVQTELRQAGIDFDEKMAVGMMIETPAAVAIADQLAREVDFFSIGTNDLSQYVMAGDRTNPKVATLADALQPAVLRMIQQTVEVAHAANIWVGLCGEVAAETLVAPILLGLGLDELSVNPQAIAPLKQAISHLTITESQSIASVALTQDSATSVRELVYPIG; encoded by the coding sequence GTGGTTGGTATTGTTATTGTTTCGCACAGTAAACAATTGGCTCTGGGAGTACAGGAACTAGCTGCACAGATGGTTCAAGGAAAAATTCCCCTCGCTGTAGCAGCAGGTGTTGATGATCCAGAACACCCACTAGGTACAGATGCGATCAAGGTTTATGAAGCGATCGCCTCTGTATTCTCAGATGATGGTGTTCTCGTGCTGATGGATTTGGGTAGTGCTTTAATGAGTGCGGAAATGGCTCTGGAGTTTCTACCCCCAGAACAGCGAGAAAAAATCTATTTATGTGCAGCCCCATTAGTAGAAGGCGCTATTGCTGCTGTTGTTGCTGCTGCTGCTGGGAAAAACATCCAGCAAGTGATCACGGAAACACAAGGGGCATTAATAGCAAAAGCAACTCAGTTAAATTTTGTTACCAGTCCACTACCAGAAATCACTATACAAACTGGTAATACAGCAGCAATTCCTACCCAGGAAATTCGCCTCAAAATCACTAACCGCTTAGGTTTACACGCTCGTCCTGCTGCTCAGTTTGTAGCTACTGCATCCCGGTTTCAATCTCAAATCAAAGTACAAAATTTAACCAGAAATACAGAAGCGGTCAGAGGTGACAGTATTAACCAAGTTGCTACTTTGGGAGTACGTCAAGGACATGAATTGCTGATAACTGCTACTGGTACGGATGCTCAGGAGGCACTCAGAGCTTTACAAGGATTGATTATTAACAACTTTGGTGAAGACAATAGCATCATAGAGCTACCAGCCCGCCGTGAGGAAGTTACTGCGCCCACTGAAGGAGAACTCAGAGGAATTGCTGCTTCTGCGGGAATAGCGATCGCTCCATTAATTCATTATCAATCTGTCACCATCCCAATTACAGAATATCACATAGAAAACGTTGAAATCGAGTGGCACAGATTACAATCTGCTATCCAAATAGCTAAACAGGAAATTGCTTCTTTACTTTCTCATACATCAATACAAATTGGTGACGCGGAAGCGGCTATTTTTGATGCCCATCTGTTATTTTTAGCAGATCCAGTCATGCTAGAAGCCGCACGTCAACATATTGTGGAAAAACGCCTTAATGCAGAAGTAGCTTGGCAAGCTGTAGTCGATGAAGTAGCAAATTCTTACCGTAAACTGGAAGATGCTTATTTACAAGAACGAGTAGACGATGTAGTTGATGTTGGGCGTAGGGTGTTAAGAATTTTACTTGGTAGTCTGCCCACTGACTTGCACATCACAGAACCATCAATTATTGTCGGTACAGATTTAAGTCCCTCGGATACCGCTAAACTCGATCCAACTAAGGTAATGGGCATTTGTATGACTTCTGGGAGTGCAACTTCCCATAGTGCTATTATCGCCCGTACATTAGGCATTCCAGCGGTTGTGGGTGTAGCTCCTCAAATTTTAACCTTAGAAAGCGGTACTTTGATAGCAATTGATGGGGAAAGCGGTAAAGTTTGGGTAGCACCACCAGCAGAAACATTAACTGCCCTAGAAGCCAAACGTCAAAACTGGCAAACAGCCCAAGCCGAAGCGAAAGCTAAAGCACATCAGCCGGCGATTACCCGTGATGGTCGGAGAATCCAGATTTTTGCTAATATTGGTAGTATTGCCGATGCCAAAGCTGCTGTAAGTCATGGTGCAGAAGGTGTGGGTTTACTGCGTACAGAGTTCTTGTATTTGGAAAAGACAAAAGCACCCACAGAAGAGGAACAATTAGAAGTTTATCAGGCGATCGCTCAGGTTTTAGACCAGCGTCCCTTAATTATTCGTACCCTGGATGTGGGTGGAGATAAACCACTTCCTTATCTGAGTTACCAAGAAGAAGCTAACCCCTTCTTAGGTGTGCGGGGAATACGTTTCTGTTTAGAAAATCCTCAATTCTTGAAAACTCAATTAAGGGCAATTTTACGCGCCAGTTCCGGTAATAATATCAAAATTATGTGGCCAATGATTGCCACGTTAACAGAATTACGAGCAGCTAAAGCAATTTTAACCGAAGTGCAAACAGAACTGCGACAAGCGGGAATAGATTTTGATGAAAAAATGGCAGTGGGAATGATGATAGAGACACCCGCAGCAGTAGCTATTGCTGATCAGTTAGCTAGGGAAGTGGACTTTTTTAGTATAGGTACAAATGATTTAAGTCAGTATGTGATGGCAGGCGATCGCACTAATCCCAAAGTAGCAACTTTAGCCGATGCTTTGCAACCTGCGGTATTACGTATGATTCAGCAAACTGTAGAAGTTGCCCATGCTGCTAATATTTGGGTGGGGTTGTGTGGAGAAGTGGCCGCAGAAACCTTAGTAGCACCCATTTTATTAGGTTTGGGATTAGATGAACTAAGTGTCAATCCCCAAGCGATCGCACCATTAAAACAAGCTATTTCCCATTTAACCATCACAGAATCTCAGTCGATCGCATCTGTAGCATTAACACAAGATTCAGCCACCAGTGTCAGGGAATTAGTTTATCCCATCGGCTGA
- a CDS encoding CPP1-like family protein: protein MSDQNPYQKLGVSEDASFDEIQDARNRLLEQHGGDSKGRELIEAAYDAILMDRLRMRQEGKIKVPERIRFPEMRVPSPQKESPVTREQSPAWLQRILDQPSLSDVLAPGAWFLGLSAISLFVPAASDQVLQLGLVVGVGVSIYFLNRKENKFGRAVLFTLASLIIGLIAGGLIAVPVLQQLALINITANQFSTVLTFILMWLISSFLR, encoded by the coding sequence ATGAGCGATCAAAATCCCTACCAAAAACTTGGGGTATCAGAAGATGCTAGTTTTGATGAAATTCAGGACGCTCGCAATCGCCTGTTGGAGCAACATGGTGGTGATAGCAAGGGTCGGGAATTAATTGAAGCAGCTTATGATGCGATTCTAATGGATCGCTTACGAATGCGCCAAGAAGGTAAAATTAAAGTACCAGAGCGTATCCGCTTTCCAGAAATGCGAGTTCCATCTCCACAAAAAGAAAGTCCGGTTACTCGTGAGCAGTCACCTGCATGGCTGCAACGAATATTAGATCAACCGAGTCTATCAGATGTACTCGCACCAGGAGCTTGGTTCCTGGGTTTAAGTGCTATTAGTTTATTTGTTCCTGCTGCCAGCGATCAGGTTTTGCAACTGGGATTGGTGGTTGGGGTTGGAGTAAGTATTTATTTTCTCAACCGCAAGGAAAATAAATTTGGTCGAGCAGTTTTGTTTACCCTGGCAAGTCTTATTATTGGCTTAATAGCTGGGGGATTGATTGCAGTACCTGTATTACAGCAACTAGCTTTGATCAACATTACAGCAAATCAGTTTTCTACGGTTCTGACGTTTATTTTGATGTGGCTTATCAGTAGCTTTCTGCGTTAA
- a CDS encoding photosystem II S4 domain protein has translation MLPREELLKGVENRDSIARVIDQAEQAIKTWEVVITDFLSPPELAEIQRVFSRLTEVHLVAWGGYPQAERQRVAIARSELPLDSSQVAITALEIAGNFLFDTATHRDFLGAMLGTGIVREKTGDIIILGERGAQAIVVPELVEFLEMNLKQVRSVPVKTQPIDINELKIREPKKKELTTVEASLRLDAIASAGFGMSRNKMVDLIDSGDVRVNWKEITQASSQVKTGDLIAIRGKGRLEVGEIAVTKKERYRVQLTRYM, from the coding sequence ATGCTCCCTAGAGAAGAACTTTTAAAAGGTGTTGAAAACCGCGATAGTATCGCCCGTGTAATTGACCAAGCAGAACAGGCTATAAAGACCTGGGAAGTGGTTATAACTGATTTTTTGTCTCCGCCGGAGTTAGCCGAAATTCAAAGGGTTTTTAGCCGGTTAACAGAGGTGCATTTAGTCGCCTGGGGTGGATATCCACAAGCTGAACGTCAAAGAGTGGCGATCGCCCGTTCTGAACTTCCTTTAGATTCATCTCAAGTTGCTATTACTGCTTTAGAAATTGCTGGTAATTTTCTGTTTGATACTGCTACCCATCGTGATTTTTTAGGCGCAATGTTGGGTACAGGAATTGTCAGGGAAAAAACCGGAGATATTATTATTTTGGGGGAAAGAGGAGCGCAAGCAATTGTAGTTCCTGAACTGGTAGAATTTTTAGAAATGAATTTAAAACAGGTGCGTTCTGTGCCTGTGAAAACTCAACCTATTGATATTAACGAATTAAAAATTAGAGAACCGAAAAAGAAAGAATTAACTACAGTAGAAGCTTCTTTAAGATTAGATGCGATCGCCTCTGCTGGTTTTGGGATGTCTCGTAATAAAATGGTTGATTTAATTGACTCTGGTGATGTGCGGGTAAATTGGAAAGAAATTACTCAAGCGAGTTCGCAAGTCAAAACCGGAGATTTAATAGCAATTCGTGGAAAAGGACGTTTAGAAGTTGGCGAAATTGCCGTGACTAAAAAAGAACGTTACCGCGTGCAATTAACCAGATATATGTAG